The region CCCAGTACGGTGGTTCCCTGCTTTACCAGGATAGAATAGCCGGGCCAGCAGGAGAGCCTGGCAAGGAAGTCTTTTCCCACGGCCATGCCGCCGCACACGTAGAACACCGCGTTGAGGATCTTGAACGGCGACTTGGACTGGAGCGTGAGCACGGTTTCACCCTTGACATTGTCCATGACGAACGCGGGTTTGTCGCCGAGCAGGCTGCCAGACGTGAACATGGATCCCGCGTTTGCCGGAAAATGGCCGCAGGAAAGAATCACATACTGGGAATCGGTGATGGAAAGGATGGAAAGCCCCATGGGCGCAAGGTAGCGCTGTGCGATCTCGGTGACTTCCGGCGCCGATTTGTCTTTTTCAACAAGGAGCTTCATGGAAAATTCCCTGTCTCCCGCGACCACCGCCGCGAATGCCGCGATTTGCTGCGCGAGGCAATCCTCCTGGGAGTTTATCTGCCGCTCGACCGATTGTTTTACAAAGGCAAGTTCCCTGTAGGCGGCCTCGGTCTGCTGCTTCTTTGATTGGCACAAGCAAAGAAGCAATGCGCCTATAAGGATTGGCAGGGCGGGAAAATTGCCGGCTGACTTTCGAAGGATCATATGAAAATTTCCTTTTAGATATGAACCGCGACTATCCACCAAGAGTAAAGGCTTACAGTTGAGAGTTGGCGACACGGCTATTATAAAAACAGATGACGTTTAAATGTGTCATTCCCCGGAAACGGGAAAACGACTATGCATACATGACTAATGGAGTTTGGGTTCCTACCAATCCATGTTGATTTGAGCACCGGACTGCCGCGTACGCGGGAGTGACATATGCTATCAAATTCATTTCTAATGAATAAAAATCTTCTTTATCCTTCCAAACACATCGTCTATCGAGCCCACACCGTCTATGTCCTTCACAATTCCTTGGGGCCGGTAATATTTGATACACGGCTCGCTTTGGCTCTTGTAGGTGTCGATGCGGTTCTGTATCACGTTGGGGTCTGCATCGTCGGCCCTGCCCTCGATGGCGGCGCGTTTGAGCAGCCGCGAGCGGATTTCTTCGTCCGCAACGGCAATATTGATTACAGAGTCAAGCTTTGTGCCGAGTTCCTTTAGGATTTTATCGAGCGCCTGCGCCTGCGGCACGCTGCGCGGAAAGCCGTCGAGCAGAAATCCCGCCTTCATATCTTTCTGGCCGAGCCTGTCTTTCACCATGGCGATGGTCACCTCGTCCGGGACTAGCTTGCCCTTGTCGGAATAGCTCTTGGCGGTTATGCCCAGTTCGGTGTTGTTCTTGATGTGAAAGCGGAACATGTCGCCGGTTGACACATGCGGAAGGGAGAGCAGCTCGACCAGTCTTTTCGCCTGCGTGCCTTTTCCCGCGCCCGGAGGGCCGAAGAGGACGATGTTGTTGTTAGACATAAAATATGCCTTTCTGTTGAATGTCCAGGGAGTGCGTAAGATTTGTAAAATAGTACAGGGGAAGCCATGGCTCAACAACTAGACTACGTCTTTCGTGCATCGTTTCCCATCGGCCTGATATCGTTGTATGGGCAACATCATTCGGCAAAATGTATAAACAATACCGCCTTCCGTATATGGTTGGCATATAAGGTGCTGCTTATATTAGTACCGTAAGCTTTCGGTAACAACGTGGTCAACTAAGGAGGAACAATATGCAGAAACGTAAACTTGGTATGAGTAATCTGGAAGTATCAGCTATTGGACTTGGATGCATGGGAATGAGCTTTGCCTACGGTCCCGCACCCGATAAGAAGGAAATGATCTCCCTGATCAGGAAGGCGGTCGAACGAGGGGTAACATTCTTCGATACTGCGGAGGCTTATGGCCCTTATGTCAACGAAGAGCTTGTAGGTGAAGCACTGTCTCCCTTCCGTGGGCAAGTCGTGATAGCCACAAAGTTCGGGTTCAAGTTCGGCCCAAATGGCCAGCAGCTGGGGCAGGATAGCCGGCCCGACCACATTAAGCAGGTTGCCGAAGCGTCGCTGAAACGACTCCGGGTGGACGCTATAGATCTCTTTTATCAACATCGCGTTGACACCAGCGTGCCGATTGAAGACGTTGCCGGGACGATAAAGCAGTTAATTCAGGACGGCAAGGTAAAACATTTCGGACTTTCCGAGGCGGGAGCCAAAACTGTCCGGCGTGCCAACGCAGTTCAACCCGTGACTGCCGTACAAAGCGAATATTCGCTGTGGTGGAGACGCCCCGAGGAAGAATTGCTGCCGGTTTTGGAAGAACTAGGGATCGGATTCGTTCCTTTTAGTCCCTTGGGTAAAGGTTTCCTTACCGGAAAGATCAACGAAAGTACAACCTTCGATAAGACCGACTTCAGGAATATCGTCCCTCGTTTTACTTCGGAGAACCGAAAGGCAAATCAAACTCTTGTCGATTTGCTTACCAAGATTTCAATCAAGAAAAAAGCAACCCCCGCGCAGGCTGCGCTTGCCTGGCTACTCGCGCAAAAACCGTGGATAGTTCCTATCCCGGGAACGACCAAACTGCATCGTCTCGAAGAGAACCTTGGATCAGCGACTATCGAATTGACCGCTGACGATCTCCACGAGATTGAGGACGCAGCTTCAAAAATAAAGGTTCAGGGCGCCAGGTATCCGGAAGAGCTGGAACGGAGGACAGGGCTTTAAGCCAAATAAACCATGCGGGAATCGTCCAGTGAAAAGCGTTTCATCAGAAAAAAATCATGCGAGGAAAATGAGCTTATGAGCAAGAAGGTTTTGATTTTATCTTCGAGTCCAAGGAGAGGCGGAAATTCCGACCTGCTGTGTGATCAATTTGCAAAAGGAGCGCAGAAAGCCGAGCATCATGCCGAAAAACTCTTCCTAAAGGACAAGAAAATCAATTACTGCACAGGATGCGGAACGTGTCTCAATGGAAAAAAGCCGTGCCCGCAAAAAGACGATATGGCGGGTATTCTGGAAAAGATGATCTCGGCTGATGTAATTGTCATGGCAACCCCTGTTTACTTTTACACAATGTGCGGGCAAATGAAAACGTTTATAGACCGATGCTGCTCGCGCTATACCGAGATCAAGGACAAGGAATTCTATTTTATCGTGACGGCAGCTGACGATAGCAAACCGGCAATGGAAAGAACAATCGAAGGATTTAGGGCATTCATGTCGTGTCTTGACAGACCACAGGAAAAAGGCATCATTTTCGGTACGGGTGCCTGGAATATTGGAGATATAAAGGAAAGTGATGCTATGAATGAAGCATTTGAAATGGGTAACAAAATATAGCGCACTCTTCATCATGTTCCGGCAGGATCAGCGCAGGAGGCGGGGGTATTCGTTGCCATGCCTTGAGTAAAATCAAAATAGTATACGTGGCTATCCGGAAGAATTGGAATAAGGAAAAGGTTATGGAGAAAGGACTTTTATGAATGCATTAGAAAATCAAAATGCAATTTTCCCCAAGGGTGAAAAAACATCATCAAACTACTTTACCGGTACTGCATGGTTGAATATCCTGGTACCGCAAGACGAAACCGGAAATTATGCGATCGGTAACGTTGTATTTGAGCCGGGCTGCAGAAACAACTGGCATAAACATCCGGCAGGACAAATCCTGCTCGTTACCGACGGCAAAGGCTTTTATCAGGAAAAAGGCAAACCAGCAAGGTTGATTACAAAAGGCGATACGGTAGTTATTCCGTCCCATACAGAACACTGGCATGGCGCTGCCAGCGACA is a window of Chitinivibrionales bacterium DNA encoding:
- a CDS encoding adenylate kinase, giving the protein MSNNNIVLFGPPGAGKGTQAKRLVELLSLPHVSTGDMFRFHIKNNTELGITAKSYSDKGKLVPDEVTIAMVKDRLGQKDMKAGFLLDGFPRSVPQAQALDKILKELGTKLDSVINIAVADEEIRSRLLKRAAIEGRADDADPNVIQNRIDTYKSQSEPCIKYYRPQGIVKDIDGVGSIDDVFGRIKKIFIH
- a CDS encoding aldo/keto reductase — protein: MQKRKLGMSNLEVSAIGLGCMGMSFAYGPAPDKKEMISLIRKAVERGVTFFDTAEAYGPYVNEELVGEALSPFRGQVVIATKFGFKFGPNGQQLGQDSRPDHIKQVAEASLKRLRVDAIDLFYQHRVDTSVPIEDVAGTIKQLIQDGKVKHFGLSEAGAKTVRRANAVQPVTAVQSEYSLWWRRPEEELLPVLEELGIGFVPFSPLGKGFLTGKINESTTFDKTDFRNIVPRFTSENRKANQTLVDLLTKISIKKKATPAQAALAWLLAQKPWIVPIPGTTKLHRLEENLGSATIELTADDLHEIEDAASKIKVQGARYPEELERRTGL
- a CDS encoding flavodoxin family protein gives rise to the protein MSKKVLILSSSPRRGGNSDLLCDQFAKGAQKAEHHAEKLFLKDKKINYCTGCGTCLNGKKPCPQKDDMAGILEKMISADVIVMATPVYFYTMCGQMKTFIDRCCSRYTEIKDKEFYFIVTAADDSKPAMERTIEGFRAFMSCLDRPQEKGIIFGTGAWNIGDIKESDAMNEAFEMGNKI